One Hordeum vulgare subsp. vulgare chromosome 4H, MorexV3_pseudomolecules_assembly, whole genome shotgun sequence DNA window includes the following coding sequences:
- the LOC123448927 gene encoding transmembrane protein 209, giving the protein MEFRHGGSPGGGGGDGKPREKFSVYQNPSLTRALASRSVRPSLPVLLLLALSPIASASSLMALSSREGQLFKVAGGADLSMAAVVFAVRLVEAALGLVALLTLPAFFRALMLYNGRKALAKEDKVVLSERQLGLLGLKTTGSEGSPMGEQTKKPPKAKPSTPSEPIVPIRRSSFSYTPSRVQPRIGSSHLSPGSERLTTLQMSPSTPLQKPVSSPSTPWSRKSSGSAKGIQTEAMLDQFLATLDENIDNVTDSACKTATPPATITGFGVASPVSVTTSTTPSGATRSTPLRPVRMSPGSHQKYSTPPKKGEGELPPPMSLEQAVDAFENLGVYPEIEQWRNNLRQWFSSVLMNPLVEKIKSSHVQVKQTTASIGASVNVSQVGSDLPSTTPPISLSPLGGTKDWQPTVTVDEDGILNQMRGALLQSRNAPVAQTFGSPQQPQSNLLLPAIQACIDAITEHQRLNALMKGELIKGLLPQSSVRADYTVHRVQELAEGTCLKNYDYMGYRDGYGKSEKKWTSELPTDSHLLLYLFAAFLEHPKWMLHVDPTSYSGAQSSKNPLFLGILPPKERFPEKYVALISGVPAIIHPGALVLAVGKQSPPVFALYWDKKLQFSLQGRTALWDAILLLCHQIKVGYGGIVRGTHIGSSALNILSVLDSDMES; this is encoded by the exons ATGGAGTTTCGGCACGGTGGCTCGCCGGGAGGCGGCGGGGGCGACGGCAAGCCGCGCGAGAAGTTCTCGGTGTACCAGAACCCGTCCCTCACCCGCGCGCTCGCCTCCCGCAGCGTCCGCCCCTCcctccccgtcctcctcctccttgcgctctcCCCCATCGCATCTGCCTCATCCCTCATGGCCCTGTCGTCCCG GGAGGGGCAGCTGTTCAAGGTCGCTGGTGGCGCGGATCTATCCATGGCTGCTGTCG TGTTTGCTGTTAGGTTGGTGGAGGCAGCTCTGGGTCTTGTCGCACTTTTGACACTGCCAGCGTTCTTCAGGGCACTGATGCTATACAATGGGAGGAAGGCATTGGCCAAGGAGGACAAGGTTGTATTGTCCGAACGCCAACTGGGGCTTCTTGGGTTAAAGACCACAGGTTCAGAAGGATCTCCCATGGGTGAGCAAACCAAGAAGCCTCCCAAGGCAAAGCCATCAACACCCTCAGAGCCAATTGTTCCTATCAGGAGATCTTCGTTCAGCTATACACCGTCACGGGTGCAACCAAGGATTGGCTCCAGCCATTTGAGCCCTGGTAGTGAGAGATTGACCACATTACAGATGTCGCCTTCCACTCCACTACAGAAGCCTGTTTCTTCCCCTTCAACTCCATGGTCGAGGAAAAGCTCAGGCAGCGCCAAGGGCATACAAACCGAGGCAATGTTGGACCAGTTCTTGGCTACCTTGGATGAAAATATTGATAATGTCACGGATTCAGCCTGTAAAACTGCAACCCCTCCAGCAACCATCACAGGCTTTGGTGTTGCCAGCCCTGTCTCAGTCACCACATCAACCACCCCTTCTGGTGCTACACGGAGCACACCTTTGAGGCCTGTGAGGATGTCTCCTGGCTCCCATCAGAAGTACAGCACGCCTCCGAAAAAGGGCGAGGGTGAGCTTCCACCGCCAATGTCCCTGGAGCAGGCAGTGGATGCCTTTGAAAATCTCGGCGTGTATCCTGAGATCGAGCAGTGGCGAAACAATCTCAGGCAGTGGTTCTCTTCAGTCTTAATGAACCCGCTTGTCGAAAAGATTAAATCAAGCCATGTCCAG GTTAAGCAAACAACAGCTAGTATTGGAGCTTCAGTTAATGTTAGCCAAGTTGGAAGCGATCTGCCAAGCACGACACCACCGATTAGCTTATCTCCACTTGGTGGGACTAAAGATTGGCAGCCAACTGTCACCGTTGATGAGGATGGTATTCTTAATCAAATGCGGGGTGCACTTCTGCAGTCTCGTAATGCTCCTGTTG CCCAAACCTTCGGTAGTCCACAACAGCCACAGTCAAACCTCCTCCTTCCAGCTATTCAAGCATGTATCGATGCAATTACAGAGCACCAGAGGCTTAACGCTCTGATGAAGGGAGAGCTTATAAAAGGCTTGCTGCCACAGAGTAGCGTCCGTGCTGATTATACTGTTCACAGAGTTCAAG AACTTGCTGAAGGAACGTGCTTGAAGAATTATGATTACATGGGTTATAGAGATGGCTATGGTAAATCAGAGAAAAAATGGACTAGTGAGCTGCCAACTGACTCACACCTTCTTCTCTACTTGTTTGCTGCTTTCCTTGAACATCCAAAGTGGATGCTTCATGTTGATCCAACCTCCTACTCCGGTGCCCAGTCCAGCAAAAATCCTTTATTTCTAGGAATCCTTCCACCGAAAGAGAGGTTTCCGGAGAAGTATGTTGCTTTGATATCTGGCGTTCCAGCAATTATTCACCCAGGAGCTCTTGTGCTAGCTGTGGGCAAGCAGAGTCCTCCAGTTTTTGCTCTATACTGGGACAAGAAACTGCAGTTTTCTCTTCAG GGAAGAACAGCACTGTGGGACGCCATTTTGCTTCTATGCCACCAAATCAAAGTTGGTTATGGCGGTATTGTCAGGGGAACCCACATCGGGTCTTCTGCCTTGAACATCCTTTCTGTTCTTGATTCAGACATGGAGAGCTGA